Part of the Paenibacillus aurantius genome, CAGATCAAGCAGCTGCAAGCCTGCAAAGAAACGTTTAGGGAAATGAACGGTATGCCGCCGCGCCATGCCATCCGGGTCATCCGGTCCCGGTTAGGCTACGAGAAGGCGCTGGAGAAAATATGCGAGAGGCTCGGCTTCCGGAAAGAGTATTTGATCGGAATCCTTAACACGCTGGAGGAGATCGCCGATACCCTGCCTACGATGGAGGACTTTGCCGATCGGCTGAAGCATCTGGAAGCGGCAGTGAAGACGGCGAGGGGCCGCAAAGGCCAGAATGCGGTAACGCTCTCTACCTTTCACAGCTCCAAGGGGCTTGAATTCCAGCGGGTCTATATGATCGACCTGGTGGATGGGACGGTTCCCTCCTCCGATGACAAGGGAAGTGCCGACCTTATGGAGGAAGCCACCCGCCTGTTCTATGTGGGGATGACACGGGCGAGGAAGCACCTGGAGCTGATCGGGTACCGAAAAAGAGACGGGAAAGAGGTCAAGGAATCCGTCTTTGTTACGGAGGTCCGGGATCTTGTTTATCCGCCAAAACCGAATCCAATCCCCAGTTCGGTGGGCTCGGATTTGTCCGCAAACGGCAAAATGGCTGGAAGTCGAAACGTGACGAAGGCCCAGATCCCGCATAACCCTAACGCCATTCGAAAGAGGGAGGAGCTAGGCCCGGGGATGGCGGTTAAGCACCGGGTGTTCGGACGTGGCACGATTGTTCAGCTTAACGACGAACAGATTCATATCCAATTCGGGAAAAGCGTCAAGACACTGGCTGTTGCGATCTGCCTGGAGAAGGGGCTGCTGGAGCCGGACGGCGACCGGGAAGGGCTTCAATTTCCGGAAGGTTTTTGATATGATCGGATAAAATGGGTTTCCTATGAAGAGGAAGGGAGGGGCGACTTATGGTACAGACCGAACGGGAAGAATGCGAGAAGACCTGTGAAGGCTCCGGCCAGGAAAGCGAACGGATCAAGGCATCGCTCGTGGACAACGGGACAGCCGAGGAAATGGCCCAATTGTTCAAGGCTCTCGGAGACCCTACCCGTGTCAAAATGATCTATGCGCTCGCCCAGAAGGAGCTGTGCGTTCATGATCTCTCCCGTGTGCTCGATATGGGGCAGTCGGCGATCTCCCACCAGCTTCGCTATTTGCGGAATTTGCGGATCGTTAAACGGCGCAAGGAAGGGAAAACGGTCTATTATTCCCTGGAGGACGAACACGTGGAGCAGATCTTTCTGCAAACGTACCAGCATATTTCCCATCCATAAGGCGGCGTAAATAGAACACGATAATCAATCTTTACAGCTTTCGTTGGGGGATATGAGCATGAACGGAATACGATCCTTGCGTTTCCTGCGGGCCAAGTCGAACACGCTGTTTATGAGATTGGTTTTGAGCTTCTTTTTTATCATTGTCCTGCTCGTTTCCCTGACTTCGTATGCCGTTTCCGTATCTAAAAGCAGCGTGAGGCATGAAATCGTTAAATACAATTCGCTGATGCTCCATAATACAACAGAGAATTATGAGAAACATTTGGAAATGATCAAGAGGCAGATGTACCTGTTCTATTTCAGCGACAGGGTACAGCAATTGGAACGCGATTCCCGCTATACCAGCTTTGCCGACGTGATGAAGGACATTCAGTCTTGGGTAGCCAATCCCAACTTGTTCATTGAGAACATCGTCTTTTATTCCAAGAATCGTTTCGTGCTGGAGAAGGACACAAGTACGAAAGCGGAGACGATGTTTACCGTCTTTCTGACGAGCGAGCCATACCCCCTTGATTTCTGGAACAAGCAGTTTGACGCTGCCTACACCAACCGCTTGTTTCCCGCCGCTTCCTTCTATACCGGCATTTTCAGAAGCCGGCAATCCGATACCGGAGAGCTGATCCCGCTCGTGTTCAAACGGGTGGACAATCATGATTTTTATATGGTGGTCTTCCTGAACGCCAGCAAAATGTACGAGGCTTTCCACCAGTCGATCAACGAGGATTTCACGATCTACGATGGGGACGGTCAGACCATCTACCGGCGGTCGGCATTCGCGGATGTTCTACCTTTTGATAGTTTGAAATCCCATGAAGGAAGCGAGTTCGTCCGGGACGGTCAATACCACTTCCACATGACGGCGGCGGCCAGCGGGATGACGTACCTAACCCGGGTACCCGAGACGGTGATGGCGAATCAGACGCGGCTTAATTTGGCGATGGTTATCGTGATCGCGGTTGTGGTCGTATTCAGCGTCTTGATCTCCCTTCTCCTGGCGGCGCGAATCCACAATCCGTTCAAGAAGTTGATCGATTCGATTCGCGGGGCCGGGGATGCGGATTCTTTCCGTTCCAATATCGAAGAATTCGATATGATCGGCCGGCAGCTGGTCGACAAGAAAAGGCTGCAGAAGCAGTGGTCGGTTATCCATCTGTTAAAGGACATCCGCGTTAACGAGAACGACGCCGCCAAGCTTGTTTTTTCGGACAGGCCTTTTGTTTTCCTGCTTTTTCATGTGGTGGAAAGGAAGGATGCGCTGCGCTCGCCCGGCTTGTTCCAGAGGTGGATGTACTACATCAGGGTGTTCATTGAAGACAAGCTGAGCCGGCCATTCCCGGACGCTCTCACGTTCCAGCTCGAATATAACCAGATTCTAAGTCTGGTGTTCCTCCATCGGACGGAGGAGCTGGAGGGCTTGCTCGGCGAAATGAAGGCGGTGTTCGATCAGGACAGGGACACCGGCATCATCACGATCACGGTCACTTCCGTGTTTGAGCATTACCGCCAAGTTAACGAGGCTTACAAAGAGGTACTGGAGCGGGTGGGGGAACGCCAACTGATCGATGAAACGCAGATCATCGCTTCGAGTTCGCAGGCGCCGACGGCTTTGGGCATGACGCCGGAACAGGATATTCACTTCCGGGCGAATCTGAAGGAGGGGAATCGGGAATCCCTGCAGCTTCTGATCGGAGGGATTTTCTCCTCCTGGCGCGGCAAGGAGATGCCTGCGGCGGCTTGGCAGCGGTTTGCCGAATCGATGGCAGACCGGATTCGCCAAGTGGCGTCTTCCTCGAAGATCAGCGAGTCTAAGGTGAACGGCATTCTGGCCGACGCGGAAGAAAAGATCAGCCACTGCGTCACGGAAACGGAATTGGAGCGGCTGATTCTCGAATGGCTGATGGTAACCTGCGAGGCGATCGAAGAGAAAACGGAACGAAAGGACGCGGTCACTAGTTTCGTCATGGATTATGTCCGCGACCACTTGGCGGAAGAGATCTCTTTGGATTCGCTGGCCGAGAAGCTGAATCTCAGCAGCGGGTATCTGTCCACTTACTTTAAGGAAAAAACGGGCATGAACATCGTGGACTATGTCAACGAAACCCGGACCCAAAAAGCCGCCTCCCTCCTCTTGGACAGCAGGTTAAAGATCCAGGAGGTGGCGGAGGCGGTAGGGTACCGCAACATCACTTCCTTTAATCGGATGTTCAAGAGATTTACGGGACTCCGACCGAGCGATTACCGGAAAAGCAGACAGGCCGATCCCGAAAGGTAAACGACGGCAGACGCGCCGATTGGTGCGGGCTCTGCCGTCTTTTTTGCTTATCAGGGAAAGGGTATGGGCTGTTTTCCATATTGGTAATACGATTTTCAGGTATCCGAAAAACAGACCACTAATAAAAACAACGGCTTATTTCCCGCCGTGGGCAAGCTGGTTACAATGAAAACCAGGCGAGGGAGAGGCTTCGGGCTTGAGTGGTGCATCTTCCCTTAAATACACAACAAAGGATGGGGTAACGACATGAAAAGAGGCAAGTTGGCATGGCTTACAGCGATTTCTATTGTTTTGCTTGTAAGCGCATGCAGCAAAAATGAGGAGTCTTCGACCAGTTCGTCTCCCGGCCCGTCGGCCGACGCAAGCGCCACACCAAAGAGCGCGCCTCCCGCCACCCTCCGCATCTTGACGGAAAACAACACCTCCTGGCCGCCGAAGGCTGACTGGGGCGTGTGGAAATGGGTGGAGGAACAAACGAACATCAAGGTGAAGCAGGAATTGCAAACGGGCCCCGAGTCGCTGGCGCTTGCCATCTCCTCCGGAGATATGCCCGATATGATCTCCGTTTTCCAGAGTGATGTTCAGAAGTTCGGCCCTCAGGGGGCATTCGAGGACCTGTCCAAGAATATGAGCAAGATGCCGAACGTGAAGGCGTTCCTGGACAAAAATCCCGAAGAGAAGGCCCGGGTCACGGCCCCGACAGGGGAGATCTTCAACCTCTATAATTCCGGTGCGGGGGAAGGCAGCCAGATGATCTGGTTCTACCGCGACGATATTTTCCAGAAAAACAACCTGACGCCTCCCAAAACATGGGAGGATCTTTATGAGACGGCCAAGAAGCTCAAGGCCTTGTACCCGGGCAGCTATCCGTTTGTTTTCCGCCATGGAATGGACACGCTGAATACGTTTGGGCCGACTTTCGGCTTCTATCCGGAGGTTTACCCGGACCCGGCCGATCCGGCCAAAGTGAAATTCGGCTTGCAGGAACCGGGGGCCAAGATGCTGGTGGACTGGCTGCACAAATTCCAGGAAGAAGGCTTGATGCCTCCGGACTGGCTTACGATGGACTATAAGGCGTGGACGCAGTTCATTACGACGAACAAGTCCTTCGTCACCGTTCAGTTTATCGGGCAGCTGGAAATCATGAACAACCAGATGCCGGAGGGTCATCTTAAATTCATGGTTCCTCCCATTGGCAGCGGCAGCAAGCCTTATCTGCCTAAAGCCGGCCAGGAGGGCTACGGCCTGGCGGTCGCTTCGACCTCG contains:
- a CDS encoding extracellular solute-binding protein; translation: MLVSACSKNEESSTSSSPGPSADASATPKSAPPATLRILTENNTSWPPKADWGVWKWVEEQTNIKVKQELQTGPESLALAISSGDMPDMISVFQSDVQKFGPQGAFEDLSKNMSKMPNVKAFLDKNPEEKARVTAPTGEIFNLYNSGAGEGSQMIWFYRDDIFQKNNLTPPKTWEDLYETAKKLKALYPGSYPFVFRHGMDTLNTFGPTFGFYPEVYPDPADPAKVKFGLQEPGAKMLVDWLHKFQEEGLMPPDWLTMDYKAWTQFITTNKSFVTVQFIGQLEIMNNQMPEGHLKFMVPPIGSGSKPYLPKAGQEGYGLAVASTSKNKDAAFRLLDYLFSEKGKDIQSWGKEGETYSVVNGKRVFNSTYKEPNDLRIVSGIQTAATYGLFDFNAWLSLVKESEREAYVEAPKYRFPVAYTRPSLTPNETAAVSPDNDQIWKFWTGEVSKFINGGRPMADWDKFVGELKSHGLSNIMTTYQKALDRQNANTK
- a CDS encoding ArsR/SmtB family transcription factor, whose amino-acid sequence is MVQTEREECEKTCEGSGQESERIKASLVDNGTAEEMAQLFKALGDPTRVKMIYALAQKELCVHDLSRVLDMGQSAISHQLRYLRNLRIVKRRKEGKTVYYSLEDEHVEQIFLQTYQHISHP
- a CDS encoding helix-turn-helix domain-containing protein, giving the protein MNGIRSLRFLRAKSNTLFMRLVLSFFFIIVLLVSLTSYAVSVSKSSVRHEIVKYNSLMLHNTTENYEKHLEMIKRQMYLFYFSDRVQQLERDSRYTSFADVMKDIQSWVANPNLFIENIVFYSKNRFVLEKDTSTKAETMFTVFLTSEPYPLDFWNKQFDAAYTNRLFPAASFYTGIFRSRQSDTGELIPLVFKRVDNHDFYMVVFLNASKMYEAFHQSINEDFTIYDGDGQTIYRRSAFADVLPFDSLKSHEGSEFVRDGQYHFHMTAAASGMTYLTRVPETVMANQTRLNLAMVIVIAVVVVFSVLISLLLAARIHNPFKKLIDSIRGAGDADSFRSNIEEFDMIGRQLVDKKRLQKQWSVIHLLKDIRVNENDAAKLVFSDRPFVFLLFHVVERKDALRSPGLFQRWMYYIRVFIEDKLSRPFPDALTFQLEYNQILSLVFLHRTEELEGLLGEMKAVFDQDRDTGIITITVTSVFEHYRQVNEAYKEVLERVGERQLIDETQIIASSSQAPTALGMTPEQDIHFRANLKEGNRESLQLLIGGIFSSWRGKEMPAAAWQRFAESMADRIRQVASSSKISESKVNGILADAEEKISHCVTETELERLILEWLMVTCEAIEEKTERKDAVTSFVMDYVRDHLAEEISLDSLAEKLNLSSGYLSTYFKEKTGMNIVDYVNETRTQKAASLLLDSRLKIQEVAEAVGYRNITSFNRMFKRFTGLRPSDYRKSRQADPER